From Candidatus Zixiibacteriota bacterium, a single genomic window includes:
- a CDS encoding prepilin-type N-terminal cleavage/methylation domain-containing protein, with protein sequence MKNVIDKLKQVRGASLLEVLVALAITGVVTLAVFKAYITQHRHYIVQEDVTDIQQNARAAIDELSRHVRMAGHDLPMGMAAIAASNTNPDTITITYHTDACDTYISAPMPQPSAELKCGTDISCYWTGQWVYIYEPAVNIGEWFEITQVQEASMHLQHNTMQLSRKYGADSEILSLTQVKFYIDTTDTEHPNLMIQYMGQTPQVYSMNMTDLQFVYHMRNGDTLDAPILVDDIREIAISVTGRSNSPDPEAPDTSDVYRFRTFATSVYLRNLES encoded by the coding sequence ATGAAAAATGTAATAGACAAACTAAAGCAAGTGCGGGGGGCCAGCCTTTTGGAAGTGCTGGTCGCTTTGGCCATTACAGGTGTGGTTACGTTGGCCGTGTTCAAAGCCTATATTACCCAACATCGACACTACATCGTGCAGGAAGATGTCACCGACATTCAGCAAAACGCCCGAGCCGCGATCGATGAACTCTCTCGACACGTGCGTATGGCCGGACACGATCTGCCGATGGGAATGGCGGCTATCGCTGCGTCCAACACCAATCCGGATACGATCACGATAACTTATCACACCGATGCCTGCGATACCTACATTTCAGCACCAATGCCGCAGCCGTCGGCGGAGTTGAAGTGCGGTACCGATATCTCCTGCTATTGGACAGGACAGTGGGTTTACATTTATGAGCCGGCCGTGAACATCGGCGAGTGGTTTGAGATCACTCAAGTACAGGAAGCATCCATGCACCTGCAACACAACACTATGCAATTATCGCGGAAGTACGGCGCCGATTCGGAAATCCTCTCCCTGACTCAGGTGAAGTTCTATATCGACACGACCGACACCGAACATCCCAATTTGATGATTCAGTATATGGGTCAGACGCCACAGGTCTACTCGATGAACATGACCGATCTGCAGTTTGTGTACCACATGAGAAATGGTGACACTCTCGATGCTCCGATCCTGGTCGATGATATCAGAGAGATAGCTATCTCGGTCACCGGACGTTCCAACAGTCCCGACCCGGAAGCCCCGGATACTTCCGATGTATATAGATTCCGCACCTTCGCCACGTCGGTCTACCTGCGGAATCTGGAATCCTAG
- a CDS encoding DUF4097 domain-containing protein, with product MKKSLALIGVFLVMMSTTSIAQEIREESNGLFATRELQRSVMPGKGTQLSVKSAASLRGELQILATTEDSAVLTYIKKARTSRKSHAVDYLDQIAVVLSKTPSGLKLQMRAPNPPPWKADESGIVEAVLQIPEGFAVDIEAAEFDIDADGPFVSFENTASLGRMDIAHVSKRLEVQTANQRITVTDVSGQITVSTTNSILTAEGISDLSQPAVLRNDGGDIRIHGLTGGLNVKNAYGRIEVEDWDPGDDKSYVRCTSGPILISLAELRTGQLLISNRYEDIELMLPEEFSAVLTLTVDGGSKIEAEHFAFTTELVEQNRLNLVVGDGGGLISGSIRGKGNIYVTASE from the coding sequence ATGAAGAAGTCCCTTGCTCTAATAGGTGTTTTTCTGGTGATGATGTCGACGACGTCTATCGCCCAGGAGATTCGTGAAGAATCGAACGGACTTTTTGCCACCAGGGAGTTGCAGAGATCGGTTATGCCCGGCAAGGGTACTCAGCTCTCGGTCAAGTCCGCGGCGAGCCTCCGTGGGGAGTTGCAGATTTTGGCCACGACCGAAGATAGTGCGGTTTTGACCTACATCAAAAAAGCGCGCACTTCCAGGAAGTCTCATGCTGTTGACTATCTTGATCAGATTGCGGTAGTGCTGAGCAAAACGCCGAGCGGTCTTAAGCTTCAGATGCGAGCCCCCAATCCACCCCCGTGGAAAGCTGATGAGTCCGGTATTGTGGAGGCGGTCCTCCAAATTCCGGAAGGTTTTGCGGTAGATATCGAGGCTGCTGAATTCGATATTGACGCCGATGGCCCCTTCGTTTCTTTCGAAAACACCGCTTCTCTCGGACGGATGGATATAGCTCATGTGTCCAAGCGCCTGGAGGTCCAGACAGCCAATCAACGCATCACGGTCACCGACGTATCCGGGCAGATTACGGTTTCCACCACAAACTCGATTCTAACCGCTGAGGGAATCAGCGATCTGAGCCAACCGGCCGTTCTTCGCAACGACGGCGGGGATATTCGTATCCATGGTCTTACCGGCGGGCTGAATGTTAAGAATGCCTATGGACGAATCGAAGTCGAGGATTGGGACCCGGGCGATGACAAGAGTTATGTACGGTGCACCTCCGGGCCGATCTTGATCTCGCTGGCCGAACTGAGAACGGGGCAACTCTTGATTAGCAATCGCTATGAAGATATTGAACTCATGCTGCCTGAGGAGTTCTCGGCGGTGCTGACGCTGACCGTGGATGGGGGCAGCAAGATCGAAGCTGAGCACTTTGCTTTCACGACCGAGCTGGTTGAACAAAACCGACTTAATCTCGTGGTCGGGGATGGTGGCGGTTTGATAAGCGGATCCATCCGAGGCAAAGGGAACATCTATGTCACAGCCAGTGAATGA
- a CDS encoding YCF48-related protein yields the protein MAHNVYTARAALIGSVMALLLTVLNCTEDKFIDPVCEGCFRFHVTHPNSGTQEILRDVFFADSANGWTVGNDGIVLHSDDGGVTWSAQHQGAGGRLWGVHFPTSDFGYVVGEDDTLLRTGDGGDSWTARSTAGFDLTAVYMDDQGRAFAVGDHVVLKANNSIPSWQVYQDIDNVLPFLYGVTFVDPNKGWAVGSGDNRIINTTDAGAHWFPQSNPATQPLLDVSFVDGSHGWAVGVGGTVVYTADGGATWTKQTIGTSRVLHGVDFWNVENGAVVGDSGVVFTTTDGGETWEQRLSGNDNDLLSVSYADAHTLVVCGVNGTLLRFTYSWEECCEE from the coding sequence ATGGCTCACAATGTTTATACTGCGCGCGCCGCTTTGATCGGTTCTGTCATGGCGCTGTTATTGACGGTGCTGAATTGCACCGAGGATAAGTTTATTGATCCCGTTTGTGAGGGATGTTTCCGATTTCATGTGACCCATCCCAACAGCGGTACCCAGGAAATCCTGCGCGACGTTTTCTTTGCCGATAGCGCCAACGGCTGGACGGTCGGCAACGACGGTATCGTCTTGCACTCCGACGACGGCGGCGTCACCTGGTCGGCCCAGCATCAAGGCGCCGGTGGGCGCCTGTGGGGCGTGCATTTCCCGACCTCCGATTTCGGGTACGTTGTCGGCGAGGATGATACTCTCTTGCGCACCGGCGATGGCGGTGACAGTTGGACAGCACGATCCACCGCCGGCTTCGACCTAACCGCAGTGTACATGGACGATCAAGGACGCGCCTTTGCCGTGGGTGATCACGTTGTTCTCAAAGCCAATAACTCTATACCATCCTGGCAGGTCTACCAGGATATCGATAACGTGCTGCCGTTTCTGTACGGCGTCACCTTTGTCGATCCCAACAAGGGCTGGGCGGTCGGGTCCGGTGACAATAGAATCATCAACACCACCGACGCCGGAGCGCACTGGTTTCCGCAAAGCAACCCTGCCACTCAACCGCTATTGGATGTGAGCTTTGTCGATGGGTCCCACGGTTGGGCGGTCGGGGTCGGCGGCACGGTGGTTTACACGGCAGACGGTGGAGCTACCTGGACCAAACAGACAATTGGCACCAGTCGCGTTCTGCACGGGGTCGATTTTTGGAATGTTGAGAATGGCGCGGTGGTGGGCGATTCAGGGGTTGTCTTCACAACCACCGATGGCGGGGAAACCTGGGAGCAACGACTCAGTGGCAACGACAACGATTTGCTGAGCGTTTCTTATGCCGACGCCCACACACTCGTAGTCTGCGGCGTCAACGGCACGCTTCTGCGCTTTACTTATAGTTGGGAAGAGTGTTGCGAGGAGTGA
- a CDS encoding RNA methyltransferase codes for MVSITKKELKEIKSLRTVKGRRVHGRFVAEGVRLLEEAMRHRVGPRLLLTAKPLLTDRASALVGRFRAKRIPLASTSAREMKATCDSVTSQGLLGVFDMMEWSPTELLKPRYRKVLLCDGISDPGNLGTLIRCALAFGFNPLLLVGACADPFAPKVVRASAGTIFGVKLIRTTATQAAQLSAEGEFTLVAADVNGRSTAGPPVNAKRNRVILAVGSEAVGLSEPIANTANCRWQLKHESSVESLNVAVAAALMMKQFYDQVEGK; via the coding sequence ATGGTGTCGATCACCAAAAAGGAACTAAAAGAAATCAAGTCGTTGCGCACTGTGAAAGGGCGCCGTGTCCATGGTCGATTCGTAGCTGAAGGTGTGCGGCTTTTGGAAGAGGCCATGCGGCACCGAGTAGGTCCCCGGCTCTTGCTTACTGCCAAGCCGTTGTTGACCGACAGAGCTTCAGCGTTGGTCGGACGGTTTCGTGCCAAACGTATACCTCTTGCCAGCACCTCGGCGCGAGAAATGAAAGCGACCTGCGACAGTGTCACCTCACAGGGTCTTTTGGGCGTTTTCGACATGATGGAATGGTCGCCGACTGAACTTCTGAAGCCGCGGTATCGTAAAGTCTTATTGTGCGATGGCATCTCGGACCCCGGCAACCTGGGCACCCTTATACGTTGCGCCCTGGCTTTCGGGTTCAATCCTCTGTTGCTGGTCGGTGCCTGCGCCGATCCGTTTGCGCCCAAGGTGGTGCGAGCTTCGGCGGGTACGATATTCGGTGTGAAGCTGATCCGGACGACGGCGACCCAAGCGGCCCAGTTGTCCGCAGAAGGCGAGTTCACGCTGGTGGCGGCCGACGTAAATGGCAGGTCCACGGCCGGACCACCGGTCAATGCCAAACGAAACAGGGTGATCCTGGCCGTCGGTTCCGAAGCGGTGGGTCTGTCCGAGCCCATCGCAAATACAGCGAACTGCCGTTGGCAGCTAAAGCACGAGAGCAGCGTGGAATCTCTCAATGTTGCTGTGGCAGCGGCTTTAATGATGAAGCAATTCTACGATCAAGTTGAAGGTAAATGA
- a CDS encoding PorV/PorQ family protein, translating to MPHDAVRLFPALICMLLVCFVGAAPLQAAKYAGDPFSLGVGARGLALGGAVVAGPFDGSAAYWNPAGMNYLDRRRLVGMHAETFGSLLNHDFIAYTDSRPRANSTVQAYSFYLYYLGGGGIKITQLNEFDRPFVLREESHGDFLLTAAMAGKLSDRIGYGLSAKIIYRDIGTESGYGLTMDAGMLYQWRPSLRLGLMVTDITSGFIRYSGKTFDSGANVESIYPTVKPGLMLKHSHRDFTGRLVASGDIKFESLQETAQYWTGSLSLDAHYGLELGWREMVFGRAGYDIGRLTAGGGFSVKNIAVDFAYLHHSDLDATFRLSAEYRW from the coding sequence GTGCCACACGACGCTGTTAGACTATTCCCCGCTCTTATTTGTATGCTTCTGGTGTGCTTTGTCGGTGCTGCGCCGCTGCAGGCAGCCAAGTATGCCGGTGATCCCTTCTCGTTGGGTGTTGGCGCTCGTGGTTTGGCCCTGGGTGGCGCCGTGGTGGCCGGGCCGTTCGATGGCAGCGCCGCCTACTGGAACCCGGCCGGGATGAACTATCTCGACCGTCGCCGACTGGTCGGGATGCATGCTGAGACCTTCGGGTCGTTGTTGAACCACGACTTCATCGCCTACACCGACAGCCGCCCGCGGGCTAATTCTACCGTGCAGGCATATAGTTTCTATCTGTACTATCTCGGTGGCGGCGGGATCAAGATCACGCAACTTAACGAATTCGACCGTCCGTTCGTGTTGCGTGAAGAGTCGCATGGTGACTTTCTGTTGACCGCCGCGATGGCCGGTAAACTGAGCGACAGAATCGGCTACGGCCTCAGCGCGAAAATCATCTACCGCGATATCGGAACCGAGTCGGGCTATGGCCTGACCATGGACGCCGGCATGCTCTACCAGTGGCGACCGTCGTTGCGGTTGGGTCTGATGGTGACCGATATCACGTCGGGGTTCATACGGTACAGCGGCAAGACTTTCGACTCAGGGGCCAATGTCGAGTCTATCTACCCAACGGTCAAGCCGGGTCTGATGCTCAAACATTCGCACCGCGACTTCACCGGACGATTGGTAGCATCCGGCGATATCAAATTCGAATCGCTTCAGGAGACCGCGCAGTATTGGACCGGGTCGTTGTCGCTGGATGCGCACTACGGGCTTGAACTGGGTTGGCGTGAGATGGTTTTCGGTCGGGCCGGGTATGACATCGGGCGCTTGACCGCTGGTGGTGGCTTTAGCGTCAAGAACATCGCGGTCGACTTTGCTTATCTGCACCACTCCGACCTTGATGCTACGTTTAGGCTTTCGGCTGAGTATCGGTGGTGA
- a CDS encoding BamA/TamA family outer membrane protein, with product MKRLRPNESFKASAWQVKTVLTLLLPVMIAVHSPALAGADIVIGGLDGLSMSGNGEHHRVLLALSGGGARGIASIGVLKAFHEKGIEVEAITGTSIGGIIGGLYACGYTPDELTSLVNNLDLTGLFSNKPARRTMFLTQRQERGRHLFSIRFDGFMPVVPRALTAGQKLTSILTTWTTRANYHAGGNFDNLAIPFKTISTDIVSGQEVVLDKGSLTDAMRATMGFPLAFTPLDKGERLLMDGGMVTPIPVQLVKSMSDSIGFTVAVNTVSPLMPKEELSTPVDIANQVTSIMTADKLKEQLDKADYAIKPPLNGISMSEFKAKESLIEIGYQAGLTAADSIIDLLHQRSDSSEFTIAAMKFPGCAATYADAIEKRLLNRHLSKARLVADLKALCIDLKLFRLEADLDLVDDTSVHDRRLSLAISILPQNRWPDVEIEFAGNQMFPDSLLTHLIKSDNDVISPSSLRHGLDKILDHYKRRGYDLVDIEGTTLSDCGRHLTVVLDEAIVTGIDIAGNHRTRSWLIRSNFSLKEGRPFSTGRASRGLANVFASDLFNRVTLDLVPSDTGARINIGVEERHGHQLRLGWHWHDEYQSEEFAEFLDNNVMGAGLQYLLHARYAPDRQVYAASLKADRILSTYLLAKLNLHHNRLNRNVYDAHGNVTDEIDENRTGLEVKFGQQISRLGTLSAGLIVQEVEYEFDTAQVREKFGLRALKFESLVETFDRLPFPESGKKHLFEIQLSGKFIGGEVEYTKFYSSIEAYWSLGGPLNYHPKLAVGLSRSGLPESEKFYLGGMKSFAGFRTDQLSGDKIMTMSHELRCKLPLRLYLSARYDIGEVYASADDIRLSGLRHGFGVTAALDSPIGPLEFGYGVADEGFERYYVNIGLAF from the coding sequence ATGAAACGACTAAGACCCAATGAATCGTTCAAAGCGTCGGCTTGGCAAGTGAAAACTGTACTGACATTGTTGCTGCCGGTTATGATTGCCGTCCACTCCCCCGCCCTAGCCGGCGCTGATATAGTCATCGGCGGGCTGGACGGCCTCAGTATGTCCGGCAACGGTGAGCACCACCGGGTCCTGTTGGCTCTGTCCGGGGGTGGCGCCCGTGGCATTGCCTCGATAGGCGTTCTCAAAGCATTCCATGAAAAGGGAATCGAGGTCGAAGCGATCACCGGCACCTCGATCGGCGGGATCATCGGCGGCCTTTATGCCTGCGGCTATACTCCCGACGAGTTGACCAGCCTGGTCAACAATCTTGACCTGACCGGTCTCTTCTCCAACAAGCCGGCCAGGCGAACCATGTTTCTGACTCAACGCCAGGAGCGGGGTCGACATCTGTTTTCGATCCGCTTCGATGGTTTCATGCCGGTGGTGCCTCGCGCCCTGACGGCCGGGCAGAAACTCACCTCTATTCTCACAACCTGGACAACACGGGCCAATTATCATGCCGGCGGCAACTTTGACAACCTGGCTATCCCTTTCAAAACTATCAGCACCGACATTGTCTCAGGACAGGAGGTGGTGCTGGACAAAGGTTCCCTGACCGATGCCATGCGCGCCACCATGGGCTTCCCGCTGGCTTTCACGCCGCTTGACAAAGGCGAACGCCTGCTCATGGACGGCGGTATGGTCACGCCCATTCCGGTCCAACTGGTAAAAAGCATGAGCGACTCGATCGGCTTCACCGTTGCCGTAAACACTGTCAGCCCGCTAATGCCGAAAGAGGAACTGTCGACACCGGTTGACATCGCCAACCAGGTAACCTCCATAATGACCGCCGACAAACTCAAAGAGCAGTTAGACAAGGCCGACTATGCCATCAAACCGCCCTTGAACGGCATCAGCATGTCCGAATTCAAAGCAAAAGAAAGTTTGATCGAGATCGGCTATCAAGCCGGGCTAACGGCCGCCGACAGCATCATCGACCTGTTGCACCAACGATCAGACAGTTCCGAATTCACCATTGCCGCCATGAAATTCCCCGGTTGTGCCGCCACTTATGCCGATGCTATCGAAAAACGACTGCTCAATCGCCACTTAAGCAAGGCCAGGCTGGTAGCCGACCTTAAAGCTCTGTGCATCGACCTGAAACTGTTTCGGCTGGAAGCGGACCTTGATCTGGTCGATGACACCAGCGTTCATGACCGGCGGCTAAGTCTGGCTATCAGCATACTGCCTCAGAATCGCTGGCCGGACGTCGAGATAGAATTCGCCGGGAATCAGATGTTCCCGGACAGCCTTCTCACCCATCTGATAAAGAGCGACAATGACGTGATTTCGCCGTCTTCGCTCCGTCACGGTCTTGACAAGATTCTCGACCACTACAAACGGCGGGGCTACGACCTGGTGGATATCGAAGGAACCACTCTCTCCGACTGCGGACGGCATCTGACGGTGGTCCTTGATGAAGCAATAGTGACCGGTATCGACATCGCCGGGAACCATCGTACAAGGTCCTGGCTGATCAGGTCCAACTTTTCTCTCAAAGAAGGTCGTCCTTTTTCTACCGGGCGAGCCTCTCGGGGCCTGGCCAATGTTTTTGCCTCGGATCTTTTCAATCGTGTCACGCTCGATCTGGTTCCAAGTGATACCGGCGCCCGGATCAACATCGGCGTCGAAGAAAGGCACGGGCACCAACTCAGGCTGGGTTGGCACTGGCATGATGAGTACCAATCGGAGGAGTTCGCCGAGTTTCTGGACAACAACGTCATGGGTGCGGGCTTGCAGTACTTGCTGCACGCTCGCTACGCGCCGGATCGGCAGGTTTATGCCGCCTCGCTTAAAGCAGATCGCATACTCTCGACCTATCTGCTGGCCAAACTGAACCTACACCACAATCGACTCAATCGAAACGTCTACGACGCCCACGGTAACGTAACCGACGAAATAGACGAAAACCGAACCGGCCTGGAAGTTAAGTTCGGCCAACAAATTTCACGGCTGGGTACTCTTTCGGCCGGTCTGATTGTCCAGGAAGTCGAATACGAATTCGACACCGCGCAGGTTCGAGAGAAATTCGGGCTGCGCGCGCTTAAGTTCGAGTCGCTGGTCGAGACATTCGACCGCCTGCCCTTTCCGGAATCAGGGAAGAAGCATCTTTTTGAGATTCAACTCTCCGGAAAATTCATTGGCGGCGAAGTTGAGTATACCAAGTTCTATTCATCGATTGAAGCATACTGGTCGCTCGGTGGACCCTTGAACTATCATCCAAAACTGGCCGTCGGTCTGTCGCGCTCGGGCTTGCCCGAGTCGGAGAAGTTCTATCTCGGCGGCATGAAGTCCTTCGCCGGATTCCGAACCGATCAACTGTCGGGCGACAAAATTATGACAATGTCTCACGAACTCAGATGCAAACTACCGCTGAGGCTGTATCTGTCGGCGCGCTACGACATCGGCGAGGTCTACGCAAGCGCCGACGACATCAGGCTGTCCGGATTGCGGCACGGTTTCGGCGTGACCGCCGCCCTGGATTCACCGATTGGTCCGCTGGAATTCGGGTACGGCGTTGCCGATGAAGGTTTCGAGCGTTACTATGTCAATATCGGCCTCGCCTTTTAG
- a CDS encoding cation transporter, with the protein MKKLTLFGLSALLLVAFISSSALAGPGCGAHKAAAKGDGANCQKLTQEECLKLYGITAEECKKMCADHENCGFTKISVKGMTCGGCESQVTSALAKVDGVNKVIKVDHKGSYALVCCDPAKYDGKALTSAVINTGFQAEIIPAVAKGDAPTAKAASASGKAGCSKSCAKTCASHAKSGGCASSKTADKPTEKTETKSDES; encoded by the coding sequence GTGAAGAAACTCACACTATTCGGTTTGAGCGCTCTGCTATTGGTAGCGTTCATCAGTTCGTCGGCCCTGGCCGGCCCGGGATGCGGCGCCCATAAAGCTGCTGCTAAAGGTGACGGGGCTAACTGCCAGAAACTGACTCAGGAAGAATGTCTCAAGCTCTACGGTATCACGGCTGAAGAATGCAAGAAGATGTGCGCCGACCACGAGAACTGCGGTTTCACCAAGATATCGGTCAAGGGTATGACCTGTGGTGGCTGTGAGTCTCAGGTTACTTCTGCTCTGGCCAAAGTTGACGGCGTCAACAAGGTTATCAAGGTCGACCACAAAGGCAGCTATGCCTTAGTCTGTTGCGACCCGGCCAAGTATGACGGCAAAGCGCTCACCTCGGCTGTGATTAACACCGGCTTCCAGGCGGAGATCATCCCCGCTGTGGCCAAGGGTGATGCACCGACGGCCAAGGCAGCTTCTGCTTCGGGCAAAGCCGGTTGCAGCAAGTCTTGCGCTAAGACCTGCGCCAGCCACGCCAAATCGGGCGGTTGCGCCAGCAGCAAAACCGCCGACAAACCCACCGAGAAGACTGAAACGAAATCCGACGAGAGCTAA
- a CDS encoding prepilin-type N-terminal cleavage/methylation domain-containing protein: MQKRKIHNEKGLSLLEVLVAMIILSVSLLLLLNMAMVALDGNDWANNATMATQLMQEKLEQLRNTGDLVNGSDTIEDYVRTWSVSTVAKHLRKVDVCINWEDLRNYEKADTMTAFIQSDSV; this comes from the coding sequence ATGCAAAAGCGCAAGATTCATAACGAAAAAGGTCTCTCCTTACTGGAAGTGTTGGTAGCGATGATCATCCTGAGCGTGTCGCTGCTGTTACTTTTGAACATGGCAATGGTGGCCCTGGACGGCAACGACTGGGCCAATAACGCCACTATGGCCACGCAATTGATGCAGGAGAAACTGGAGCAGCTCAGGAACACCGGCGATCTGGTCAACGGCAGTGACACTATAGAAGACTACGTGCGTACTTGGTCGGTCTCGACCGTTGCCAAACATCTCAGGAAGGTCGATGTCTGCATTAACTGGGAGGACCTTCGCAATTACGAAAAAGCCGACACGATGACGGCGTTCATTCAATCTGATTCGGTGTAG
- the sppA gene encoding signal peptide peptidase SppA, with translation MKTLTLLFGLVFLIDSGEIFAQRMEIPSSVFYYQPAASVFGSEAAWVNPAGLARYSAASLQLIAGLHDDTQARSWGLVTTRDRLAMAYRNVYMPDGDDLKEYLFALGTTLGDGTHVGGSYRYFKEGPPELHKGHTWNVGILGGRDKLRWAAVFENLNRSKNSEGNRTETEMRYSIGYRPIGHRFTFSVDMFLSTGTRLPNADYVYHAELASNNGLYLRGQIDSDKNFQIGLRANLLEYFVGSQTHYSSGGDHLNSDVYAGSTSKRQRSIIGPRGRRLALGLSGRMPENPPRPFFGHKPTPFAVLITNIYRAAEDPSIDEMLISLRGLSLGFAQAQELWAALIEFKRGGKLITCHLSRAGNIAYYVASAADRILMTPVDRLRLVGMKAELTFYAGSLDKIGIKADVMQVGDHKSAAEKFTRSEASDANRVQVNRLLDDLFDQLVSTIAAGRSLSADSVRSLIDQGPFDSEQALEYGLVDALSYHDDLHHGILSPMPQVSFKRYLSDTLLNDGWPPLPVMAVVVADGEITSSGSPNPFQRRRGVTPSLMNLGFAQALQHPKVAGVVLRINSPGGFALAGEEIHHIAEKAARKKPLVVSMANVAASGGYYIAMNSRRIYAGPGSITGSIGIFGGKPDFSGLYDKIDLGTEMYTRGRYAGMLSTMRGFTDDERLKYFSQMQAFYDHFLKLVADNRTLEVDSIDALAQGRVWTGREAAKYGLVDEMGGLKQALDYTASQLRVSDYRVALFPERRSWFALPGRSLFGMVAGLFSGNVDVVDKALENVPPLTEEGIYARMPYDLIIE, from the coding sequence ATGAAAACTCTGACGCTTCTGTTCGGTCTGGTCTTTCTGATTGATTCAGGAGAGATTTTCGCCCAGAGAATGGAGATACCTTCGAGCGTATTCTACTACCAACCGGCAGCTTCGGTTTTTGGGTCCGAGGCGGCCTGGGTCAACCCGGCCGGGCTGGCCCGGTATAGTGCGGCATCCCTTCAGTTGATAGCCGGTCTGCACGATGATACGCAAGCGCGCAGTTGGGGCTTGGTCACGACCCGAGACCGCCTGGCCATGGCCTATCGCAACGTTTACATGCCGGACGGCGATGACCTGAAAGAGTATTTGTTTGCGCTGGGCACGACGCTTGGAGACGGCACGCACGTGGGAGGGTCGTATCGGTATTTCAAAGAAGGTCCGCCGGAGCTTCATAAAGGCCATACCTGGAATGTCGGTATTCTGGGCGGACGTGATAAACTTCGATGGGCGGCGGTTTTTGAAAACTTGAACCGCAGCAAAAACTCCGAGGGAAATCGGACAGAAACAGAGATGCGCTATTCGATAGGCTATCGTCCGATCGGCCACCGCTTCACTTTTTCGGTCGACATGTTCCTTTCCACCGGCACCCGGCTACCCAATGCCGATTATGTCTACCACGCCGAGCTGGCATCCAACAACGGCCTCTACCTTCGGGGGCAGATCGACTCGGATAAGAATTTCCAGATCGGTTTGAGAGCCAATTTGCTCGAGTATTTCGTGGGCTCACAGACACATTATTCCAGCGGTGGTGACCACCTTAACAGCGATGTCTACGCCGGCAGCACCAGCAAGCGACAGCGCTCGATAATCGGACCGCGCGGTCGTCGTCTTGCTCTCGGACTTTCCGGCCGTATGCCCGAAAACCCGCCGCGACCATTTTTCGGACACAAGCCCACACCGTTTGCCGTTCTCATCACGAATATCTACCGGGCAGCTGAAGATCCGTCGATTGATGAGATGCTTATCAGTCTGCGCGGTCTCTCACTCGGTTTTGCTCAGGCGCAGGAGCTTTGGGCAGCCCTGATCGAGTTCAAGAGAGGCGGCAAACTCATCACCTGCCATCTGTCACGCGCCGGTAACATCGCGTACTACGTGGCATCAGCCGCCGACCGCATATTGATGACACCGGTCGATCGCTTGCGGCTGGTGGGCATGAAGGCGGAGTTGACATTCTATGCCGGCAGCCTGGACAAGATAGGTATTAAGGCGGACGTTATGCAGGTCGGTGATCATAAGAGCGCCGCCGAGAAGTTCACTCGCAGTGAAGCATCCGATGCGAACCGAGTCCAGGTTAATCGGTTGCTTGACGATTTATTCGATCAGTTGGTCTCGACTATTGCCGCCGGGCGTTCGCTCTCGGCCGACTCGGTACGTAGCCTGATCGATCAGGGACCTTTTGATTCCGAACAGGCTCTCGAATACGGTCTGGTCGACGCCCTGAGCTATCATGATGATCTGCATCATGGCATCTTGTCGCCCATGCCGCAGGTATCTTTCAAAAGATATCTGTCCGACACCCTGCTCAACGATGGCTGGCCTCCCCTTCCGGTGATGGCTGTGGTGGTAGCCGACGGTGAGATTACTTCATCAGGCAGTCCCAACCCGTTCCAGCGGCGGCGGGGCGTGACACCGTCGCTGATGAATCTCGGATTCGCGCAAGCGCTGCAACACCCGAAGGTAGCCGGTGTTGTTCTGCGCATAAATTCACCGGGTGGTTTCGCACTGGCGGGCGAGGAGATCCATCATATTGCCGAAAAAGCAGCGCGCAAGAAACCGTTGGTGGTTTCCATGGCCAATGTGGCCGCTTCCGGTGGCTACTACATTGCCATGAATTCTCGACGTATCTACGCCGGGCCGGGTAGTATTACCGGGTCGATAGGTATCTTCGGCGGTAAGCCGGATTTCAGCGGTCTGTACGACAAGATCGATCTCGGTACCGAGATGTATACCCGTGGTCGCTATGCCGGGATGCTCAGCACCATGCGAGGCTTCACCGACGATGAGCGCCTAAAGTATTTCTCGCAGATGCAGGCGTTCTACGATCACTTTCTCAAGTTGGTGGCCGACAACCGCACCCTTGAGGTTGATTCGATAGATGCGTTGGCCCAGGGTCGGGTTTGGACCGGCCGGGAAGCGGCGAAGTATGGTTTGGTGGACGAGATGGGCGGGCTTAAGCAGGCGTTGGACTACACAGCTTCGCAACTTCGGGTATCCGATTACCGCGTTGCGCTGTTTCCAGAGAGACGCTCCTGGTTTGCGCTGCCGGGGCGCTCACTGTTCGGTATGGTGGCCGGATTGTTTTCAGGCAACGTTGATGTCGTGGACAAGGCCTTGGAAAACGTGCCCCCGTTGACCGAAGAAGGTATCTATGCGCGGATGCCGTATGATTTGATCATTGAATAA